A stretch of Desulfotalea psychrophila LSv54 DNA encodes these proteins:
- the priA gene encoding replication restart helicase PriA codes for MEIKIDPEVEVALALPVNQILTYSLRGVDTGGRSDAHMLGMRVLVPLSGRQATAYIINILREKVACPEGREEKKYKIRSILRFLDKGALFHSNMLPFFKWISDYYHYPLGLVIKSALPGGLTQKTVSVIKRGEAPWDEKKLAGLIQEMPDWLQRVCQLGKLSFAESRSLLKESKNRTLLTKLEELGLVQIGQEQVGDSVREKNEICYHLLGLALDIDSLQAELSPETSQIEEFRQSLLSSITGKMLFSEAKTLYYLSYLAHKNNSTDVPRRDLLRLYPGAAKALVYLEERGLVERFQRRVFRNPFGDTLPFFPRIEELSPEQEEACSEIKKTIEGEIFAPFLLYGITGSGKTEVYLRSAEEAIARGRDVLVLVPEIALATQLEAYFVSRFGDLVVLQHSGLKASEKYDQWSLALSGRAKIVIGARSAIFAPLKNVGLILVDEEHDGGFKQDDSFRYNARDLAVLRAKYHSATVVLGSATPSVTSFYHAKSGKYRLLTMKNRIGSRTLPRVRVIDLNTRDKGKKKKGIFQPPLQTALKEVLAQGKQSILLMNRRGFSAIVLCRDCGEIVSCKRCNVSLTLHRHSKKLVCHYCGFSLPEATVCRSCGGANIVPVGFGTERVEEEVQKLLPEARVARLDSDTAGNREHFLKILQKMRDGQIDVLIGTQMIAKGHHFPGVVLVGVVWADGGMSLPDFRAAEKTYQLISQVTGRAGRGDSPGKVFIQTMRPDHYAIAFARNHDYQAFYEHEISLRQNPLFPPFVRLIAFHIRGENEGQVKNSAGNIANFCRRENRDKKLQVDILGPAPAPIDRIKDSYRWQVLIKGSCYEKLHTLCHRVESAGKELLLAKITMIIDVDPENLM; via the coding sequence GTGGAAATTAAAATAGATCCAGAGGTAGAGGTTGCTCTTGCCCTGCCGGTAAATCAAATACTTACCTACTCGCTAAGGGGGGTTGATACCGGTGGCCGTTCAGATGCCCATATGCTTGGCATGCGAGTTCTGGTGCCGCTTAGTGGCAGGCAGGCTACCGCCTATATTATAAATATTTTAAGGGAAAAGGTTGCTTGTCCAGAGGGGAGGGAAGAAAAAAAGTATAAGATTCGTTCTATCCTTCGTTTTTTAGATAAGGGCGCCCTTTTTCATAGTAATATGTTGCCATTTTTTAAATGGATTTCAGATTATTATCATTATCCACTCGGGCTTGTTATTAAAAGTGCCCTACCCGGTGGCCTGACCCAGAAGACGGTCTCTGTCATAAAAAGAGGAGAGGCCCCGTGGGATGAGAAAAAATTAGCTGGGCTTATACAGGAGATGCCCGATTGGCTGCAGAGGGTTTGCCAACTGGGTAAGCTCAGCTTTGCTGAAAGCCGGTCTCTGTTAAAGGAGTCCAAAAACAGAACTCTCCTTACCAAGTTGGAAGAATTGGGACTTGTCCAGATAGGACAGGAGCAGGTCGGTGATAGTGTCCGGGAAAAAAATGAAATATGCTATCATTTGCTTGGATTAGCCCTTGATATTGACTCCCTGCAGGCAGAGCTTTCCCCTGAAACCTCTCAGATAGAGGAGTTCCGCCAGAGTCTGTTGTCGTCCATTACCGGGAAGATGCTTTTTTCTGAGGCAAAAACTCTCTACTATTTGTCCTATTTGGCCCATAAAAATAACAGTACCGATGTGCCCAGACGAGATCTGCTCAGGCTCTATCCGGGTGCTGCTAAGGCTCTGGTCTATCTTGAAGAGCGAGGGCTTGTTGAACGTTTTCAAAGACGCGTTTTTCGTAATCCCTTTGGTGATACCTTGCCCTTTTTCCCCCGCATCGAAGAGCTGAGTCCTGAGCAGGAAGAGGCCTGCAGTGAAATAAAGAAGACAATAGAAGGGGAAATTTTTGCTCCCTTTCTACTTTATGGGATTACTGGAAGTGGCAAGACCGAGGTCTATCTGCGCTCGGCCGAGGAGGCCATAGCTCGGGGCAGAGATGTCCTCGTTTTGGTGCCAGAAATTGCTCTGGCCACCCAACTAGAGGCCTATTTTGTCTCCCGTTTTGGTGATCTTGTGGTTTTGCAACACTCCGGTTTAAAGGCCAGTGAAAAGTATGACCAGTGGAGCCTTGCCCTCTCTGGCCGGGCTAAAATTGTTATTGGGGCACGGTCGGCAATTTTTGCTCCCCTGAAAAATGTTGGACTCATCCTGGTCGATGAGGAACATGATGGTGGCTTTAAGCAGGATGACAGCTTTCGTTATAATGCTCGGGACCTTGCCGTTCTTCGGGCAAAATACCACTCTGCTACGGTTGTCCTCGGTTCAGCAACGCCTTCGGTAACAAGCTTTTATCATGCCAAAAGTGGTAAATACCGCCTTCTGACAATGAAGAACAGGATTGGTTCCAGAACCCTGCCACGGGTAAGGGTGATCGATCTTAACACTAGAGATAAGGGAAAGAAGAAGAAGGGGATCTTTCAACCTCCCCTGCAGACAGCACTCAAGGAGGTACTGGCTCAGGGCAAACAGTCCATTTTACTTATGAACAGGCGGGGATTTTCAGCTATTGTTCTTTGTCGTGATTGTGGGGAAATTGTCTCCTGTAAGCGTTGTAATGTCTCTTTGACTCTGCACAGGCATTCAAAAAAATTGGTGTGCCATTATTGTGGCTTTTCCCTGCCCGAAGCAACCGTCTGTAGAAGTTGTGGCGGAGCAAATATTGTGCCCGTGGGTTTTGGCACAGAGCGTGTTGAGGAAGAGGTGCAAAAATTGCTTCCAGAGGCTCGGGTAGCGAGGCTGGACTCTGATACAGCTGGGAACAGAGAACATTTTTTGAAAATATTGCAAAAGATGCGTGATGGTCAGATAGATGTACTTATTGGTACTCAGATGATTGCCAAGGGCCATCATTTTCCCGGGGTGGTTTTAGTAGGTGTTGTCTGGGCCGATGGCGGGATGAGTTTACCTGATTTTCGGGCCGCAGAAAAAACTTATCAGCTGATTAGTCAGGTAACCGGCCGGGCCGGGCGAGGTGATTCTCCTGGCAAGGTGTTTATTCAAACCATGCGTCCGGACCATTATGCTATTGCCTTTGCCCGCAATCATGACTATCAGGCCTTTTATGAGCATGAAATATCTCTTAGGCAAAACCCGCTTTTCCCACCATTTGTCCGTCTGATAGCCTTTCATATTCGAGGTGAGAACGAGGGGCAGGTAAAGAATAGTGCGGGAAATATAGCCAACTTTTGTCGCCGGGAAAATCGGGATAAAAAACTTCAAGTTGACATACTGGGCCCTGCCCCTGCTCCTATTGACAGGATAAAGGATTCCTACCGTTGGCAGGTGCTCATAAAAGGGAGCTGTTACGAGAAGTTACATACCCTCTGTCACAGGGTGGAGTCTGCCGGGAAAGAGCTGTTGCTGGCAAAGATAACGATGATTATTGATGTTGATCCAGAAAATCTTATGTGA
- a CDS encoding NADH-quinone oxidoreductase subunit B family protein translates to MSKIRIATTWLDGCSGCHMSLLDIDEQLVDIADQIELVYSPLVDALEFPEGVDVTFVEGAVSSVDDVAKIQLIRRRSKVLVALGDCAVTGNVPAMRNEFQVEDILNRAFIETAACQAQIPMDGVPQLNARVVPIHAHVAVDLFLPGCPPSSDAIFFLISELLQGRIPDLKGRSRFGA, encoded by the coding sequence ATGAGCAAGATACGTATCGCAACAACTTGGCTTGATGGTTGCTCAGGCTGTCATATGTCTCTGTTGGATATTGATGAGCAGTTGGTGGACATAGCTGACCAGATAGAGCTTGTATACAGCCCCCTGGTGGATGCTCTTGAATTTCCCGAAGGTGTGGATGTTACCTTTGTAGAGGGAGCGGTGAGCAGTGTTGATGATGTTGCCAAGATACAGCTCATCCGCAGGCGTAGCAAGGTGCTGGTTGCCTTGGGCGACTGTGCCGTGACAGGCAATGTGCCTGCTATGAGAAATGAGTTCCAGGTGGAGGATATCCTGAATCGCGCGTTTATCGAAACAGCGGCATGTCAGGCTCAAATTCCAATGGACGGCGTTCCGCAACTCAATGCGCGTGTGGTGCCTATCCACGCCCATGTTGCAGTAGATCTTTTTCTCCCGGGCTGCCCACCGTCAAGTGATGCTATTTTTTTTCTGATTTCTGAGCTGTTACAGGGTCGGATTCCAGACCTTAAGGGTAGGAGTCGGTTCGGGGCTTAA
- the hoxU gene encoding bidirectional hydrogenase complex protein HoxU — MNHPAASSNSEKSSGTSPIHILTFKINDRNVSSREDETILSVARQNDIAIPTLCHLDGLSEYGGCRLCIVEIKGWAKLVPSCITFPQEGMEIITHSKRVTEYRKKIVELLFSERNHVCAVCVSNGNCELQDLAEELGLSHIHYDYLYPRLAVDASHDRFIMDPNRCVLCLRCVRVCDEVEGAHTWDVMHRGIFSQVVADLNQPWGSSQTCTSCGKCVQVCPTGALSEKGRSVGEMVKRRDFLPHLQTMRGRNKE; from the coding sequence ATGAATCATCCTGCAGCCTCTTCAAATAGTGAAAAAAGTTCAGGCACTAGCCCGATTCATATCCTGACCTTTAAAATTAATGACAGGAATGTCAGCTCGCGTGAGGATGAGACTATCCTCTCGGTAGCTCGACAAAATGATATTGCAATACCAACGCTTTGCCATTTAGACGGCTTGTCTGAGTACGGTGGCTGCCGTTTATGCATCGTTGAAATCAAAGGCTGGGCAAAACTTGTCCCTTCCTGTATCACCTTTCCCCAGGAGGGGATGGAGATTATAACTCACTCCAAACGGGTGACAGAGTACAGAAAAAAGATAGTGGAACTTCTCTTTTCTGAACGTAATCATGTATGCGCGGTCTGTGTCTCTAATGGGAACTGCGAATTACAGGACCTTGCGGAGGAGCTTGGTCTAAGCCATATTCATTATGACTATCTCTATCCGCGTCTCGCGGTTGACGCCTCCCACGATCGTTTTATTATGGATCCAAACCGATGTGTACTGTGTCTGAGGTGCGTCAGAGTCTGTGATGAAGTCGAAGGTGCACATACCTGGGATGTAATGCATCGCGGTATCTTCTCTCAGGTGGTCGCCGACCTCAATCAACCCTGGGGCTCTTCCCAGACATGTACCAGCTGTGGAAAATGTGTGCAGGTCTGCCCCACCGGAGCACTATCGGAGAAGGGTAGATCCGTTGGCGAGATGGTTAAACGTCGAGATTTTTTGCCCCACCTCCAGACAATGCGAGGCAGAAACAAAGAATAA
- the hrpA gene encoding ATP-dependent RNA helicase HrpA — protein sequence MYHIFFPTSIITMSKLLTILPIDKHKDEIITAIKENQVIVIAGDTGSGKTTRLPQYCLEVAQEGKLVGCTQPRRLAAVSVAARVGEEVGRSEEVGYKIRFHDYTTAKTKIKFMTDGVLLAETKSDRDLRKYSILIVDEAHERNLNIDFLLGYLKRLLPRRPDLKLIITSATIDTASFAKHFNNAPLISIEGRTFPIDLRYAPIADEDEDYLEHCTGVVSQLFLRERPADTLIFLPTEKDIRNCCEMLAKHIPNVEILPLFGRLQGSDQRRIFQPCPQGKIAKIVVATNVAETSITVPGIRYVIDSGLARMTYYSVRSKTTSLPIQKISRASCDQRKGRCGRVSSGTCIRLFAEEDYLGRDEFTLPEIKRSNLAEVLLQMSSLKLGDPNKFPFVDPPATSTIRDGYALLQELGAIKGYELTLRGKIMADLPIDPCISRILIEASSNSCLRETMIIAAALSVQDPRIRPAEKEKEADQVHQRFAHKHSDFMALLNIWNSFHEEEEKKSWSRLKKFCKSNFLSFQRMREWLDLHEQLCRIVKRYKEFSFNENDGSYEQIHRSILAGFLRNIALKKEKKIYMGAGNRELMVFPGSHLFQSAGQWIMAAGFLDTNRLYALTVATIEVDWIEPLAKSLCRYSWANPRWEKKTGQVIADEKVTLFGLVLLASRRVNFGKRDKKNRAEARRIFIESALLSGDLWGKYPFLKNNLTLVSQWQETEERLRKRDIVYSDTALHQFYQDRLGEDVYDRTSLEKFLKQTEDKKALFMTEQDILRRTPETSEYADFPTTIQIGSLSLKLSYTFDPRGNRDGLTVHIPVDLADTISPGRFDWLVPGFLKEKITFLLKGLPKSLRKKLVPINSSVDRIMDDISTKAQSPSGNMLSCLESSILKLYRFNLQRSDWPQELPHHLTPYFVLEADSGKEVCSGNNLKQMLTGTPNKGAISQEQFSLKKDAQIIVDKWKGWEGDSWAFDQLPASIPLYNKQGSISGFLFTVLDPIEQRSKVQVNFTRNKQEALQRNQKGLSYLYQLQFKGQLKPLRKSCSSALSAPSSLWLVKNYSDRKEASDHLLQFILQGIFDLSEATLPGKESFAKVIGEVQKMGLLQRGNLICQDIAEIFRLRRETAELLEKVFLTRKNANKEKETFSLLIEEILPKTFLQEKEIDLNSCRRQFRSLQVRLERFSANPVKDGQKNALLAPHLKNIEVAEKTREKLSDEACQLLDQYKKMVQEFRISVFSPEIKTQMPVSDKKLLQHWQKTKSFI from the coding sequence ATGTACCATATATTCTTCCCCACATCCATTATCACCATGTCAAAACTTCTCACCATACTACCGATAGACAAACATAAAGACGAAATTATCACCGCGATCAAAGAGAACCAAGTTATCGTTATCGCTGGAGATACAGGATCTGGCAAGACAACACGCCTACCACAGTACTGTCTCGAAGTAGCCCAGGAGGGTAAGTTAGTGGGTTGTACCCAACCAAGACGACTTGCCGCTGTATCCGTTGCCGCCCGGGTGGGAGAAGAGGTTGGACGAAGTGAAGAGGTGGGCTATAAAATTCGTTTTCACGATTACACCACAGCAAAAACAAAGATAAAGTTTATGACCGATGGTGTCCTTTTGGCAGAGACAAAAAGTGACAGAGATCTCCGTAAATACTCTATCCTGATAGTCGATGAGGCCCATGAAAGAAATCTCAACATTGATTTCCTCCTTGGTTACCTGAAGAGACTGTTGCCAAGACGACCGGATCTCAAATTAATTATCACCTCGGCAACCATTGATACAGCATCTTTTGCCAAGCATTTTAATAACGCCCCGCTCATCTCCATCGAGGGACGTACTTTCCCCATCGACCTGCGCTATGCACCTATTGCAGATGAGGATGAAGATTACCTTGAACACTGCACCGGGGTTGTAAGCCAACTTTTTTTACGGGAACGTCCGGCAGATACCCTGATATTCTTACCAACGGAAAAAGATATCCGCAACTGCTGCGAGATGCTGGCCAAGCATATCCCAAATGTAGAGATACTGCCCCTTTTCGGTCGCCTGCAGGGAAGTGACCAACGGCGAATTTTCCAGCCATGTCCTCAGGGAAAGATTGCTAAAATTGTCGTTGCCACCAATGTGGCAGAAACATCCATCACGGTACCGGGCATACGTTATGTAATAGACAGTGGTCTGGCCAGAATGACCTATTACAGTGTCCGTTCAAAAACAACCAGCCTTCCTATTCAAAAAATTTCCCGGGCCAGCTGTGACCAGAGAAAGGGCCGTTGCGGTCGGGTATCTTCCGGTACCTGCATTAGACTCTTTGCAGAGGAAGACTATCTGGGACGTGATGAATTTACCCTGCCCGAGATTAAAAGATCCAATCTTGCCGAAGTCCTTCTGCAGATGAGCAGTCTAAAATTGGGGGATCCAAATAAATTTCCCTTTGTTGATCCGCCGGCCACCAGCACTATTCGGGATGGCTATGCCCTTCTGCAAGAGCTGGGGGCAATCAAGGGGTACGAACTAACCCTACGCGGGAAAATAATGGCAGATCTACCTATTGATCCCTGTATTTCCAGAATATTAATAGAGGCCAGCAGCAACAGCTGTCTGCGCGAAACAATGATTATTGCCGCAGCCCTCAGTGTTCAGGACCCGCGAATCAGACCGGCTGAAAAGGAGAAAGAGGCAGACCAGGTTCATCAACGTTTTGCCCATAAACACTCAGACTTTATGGCCCTGCTCAATATCTGGAATAGCTTTCATGAAGAGGAAGAGAAAAAATCGTGGTCAAGGCTGAAAAAATTCTGCAAAAGCAATTTTCTCTCCTTTCAAAGAATGCGTGAATGGCTTGATCTACATGAACAGCTGTGCCGAATAGTTAAACGGTACAAGGAGTTCTCTTTTAATGAAAATGACGGCTCATACGAACAGATCCACAGATCCATTCTTGCCGGATTTCTTCGTAATATTGCCCTAAAAAAAGAGAAGAAGATCTACATGGGGGCAGGAAACAGAGAACTGATGGTTTTTCCCGGTTCCCACCTCTTCCAAAGTGCAGGACAGTGGATTATGGCTGCAGGATTCCTCGATACTAACCGTCTCTACGCCTTAACGGTGGCAACAATTGAGGTTGACTGGATTGAACCCCTGGCAAAGTCACTCTGCAGGTACAGCTGGGCAAACCCTCGTTGGGAGAAAAAAACAGGACAGGTCATAGCCGACGAGAAGGTTACCCTTTTTGGCCTTGTTCTGCTTGCCAGCCGTAGGGTAAATTTCGGTAAAAGAGACAAAAAGAACAGAGCCGAAGCCCGACGTATCTTTATAGAATCTGCTCTTCTCAGTGGTGATCTTTGGGGGAAATACCCCTTCCTGAAAAACAATCTCACTCTGGTTAGCCAGTGGCAGGAAACTGAAGAACGATTAAGAAAAAGAGACATTGTCTACAGTGATACTGCCCTCCATCAGTTTTATCAAGATCGACTTGGCGAAGATGTCTATGACAGAACAAGCCTGGAAAAATTTTTGAAACAGACAGAGGACAAAAAAGCTCTCTTTATGACAGAGCAGGACATACTACGCCGGACCCCGGAGACAAGTGAATATGCAGATTTTCCCACCACTATACAGATTGGATCCCTCTCGCTTAAGCTCAGTTACACCTTTGATCCCCGCGGCAACCGTGACGGTTTAACAGTTCATATACCCGTTGATCTTGCCGACACAATCTCCCCTGGACGTTTTGACTGGCTCGTTCCCGGATTTTTAAAAGAGAAGATCACCTTCCTCTTAAAAGGCCTGCCCAAGTCTCTTAGAAAAAAGCTCGTTCCCATAAATAGTTCCGTTGACCGAATCATGGATGATATCAGCACAAAGGCACAGTCGCCAAGTGGCAACATGCTCAGTTGCTTAGAGTCCTCTATTCTAAAACTCTATCGATTCAACCTACAGCGCTCTGATTGGCCTCAGGAACTGCCACATCATCTCACCCCCTATTTTGTCCTTGAGGCTGATTCTGGCAAGGAGGTTTGCTCGGGAAATAATTTAAAGCAGATGCTTACCGGGACGCCAAACAAAGGTGCCATCAGTCAGGAGCAGTTTTCCTTGAAAAAAGATGCCCAGATCATAGTTGATAAGTGGAAGGGTTGGGAGGGTGACAGTTGGGCCTTCGACCAGCTTCCCGCCTCTATCCCCCTCTATAATAAGCAGGGAAGTATTTCAGGATTTTTATTTACCGTACTGGATCCCATCGAACAGAGGTCCAAAGTACAGGTGAATTTCACCAGAAATAAGCAGGAGGCCCTGCAAAGAAATCAGAAGGGGCTGTCATACCTCTATCAACTGCAGTTCAAAGGTCAGCTTAAACCTCTGAGAAAGTCCTGTTCAAGTGCACTCTCTGCCCCATCTTCCCTATGGCTAGTAAAAAACTATAGCGATAGAAAAGAGGCAAGCGACCATCTACTGCAATTTATCCTTCAGGGGATCTTTGATCTCTCCGAGGCAACTCTTCCTGGCAAAGAGTCATTCGCCAAGGTAATAGGTGAGGTTCAGAAAATGGGTCTCTTGCAAAGAGGCAACCTCATATGTCAAGATATTGCAGAGATTTTTCGCTTGAGACGAGAGACAGCTGAATTACTGGAGAAGGTCTTTTTAACCCGGAAAAATGCCAACAAAGAGAAGGAGACATTCTCTCTCCTTATCGAAGAGATTCTGCCAAAGACGTTTTTACAAGAAAAAGAGATCGACCTGAACTCCTGCCGGAGACAGTTCAGGAGTCTTCAGGTAAGACTTGAACGTTTCAGTGCAAACCCCGTTAAAGATGGGCAGAAAAATGCCCTCCTCGCACCGCATTTAAAAAATATAGAGGTGGCGGAAAAGACACGGGAAAAACTGAGCGATGAGGCATGTCAACTTCTCGACCAATATAAAAAAATGGTTCAAGAATTTCGAATTTCTGTCTTTTCACCGGAAATAAAAACACAGATGCCTGTTTCTGACAAGAAGCTCCTTCAGCACTGGCAAAAAACCAAATCATTTATCTAA
- the hoxE gene encoding bidirectional hydrogenase complex protein HoxE: protein MFVHAKASDQLAKEGIMVHKTDKISPTQENSAAAADQNHQWRMVDRAMRSNGNRPEALIETLHTVQNTFGFIDRDAMEYVASGLHVPLSQVYSVATFYHYFTLKPPGEHTCVVCTGTACYVSGSSALLETIHNTVGIDPGETSQDGKVSLLTTRCLGSCGLAPAAVFDGQVAGKLQSATIEEKMRGWMRHDPDA from the coding sequence TTGTTCGTTCATGCAAAGGCAAGTGATCAGCTTGCTAAGGAGGGGATTATGGTGCACAAAACTGATAAAATCTCACCGACCCAAGAAAACAGTGCCGCAGCAGCAGACCAAAATCACCAATGGCGAATGGTCGATCGAGCTATGCGCTCCAACGGTAATCGCCCCGAAGCTCTCATCGAAACCCTCCATACCGTCCAAAATACCTTTGGCTTCATAGATCGCGATGCCATGGAGTATGTGGCTAGTGGGTTGCATGTTCCCTTGAGCCAGGTGTATTCCGTAGCAACCTTTTATCATTATTTCACTTTGAAACCTCCGGGTGAGCACACTTGCGTCGTATGTACGGGAACTGCCTGCTATGTCAGCGGGTCATCTGCCCTGCTTGAGACTATTCATAACACTGTCGGTATTGATCCCGGTGAGACAAGCCAAGACGGCAAGGTCTCATTATTGACTACCCGCTGCCTTGGCTCGTGCGGTTTGGCTCCGGCTGCAGTATTTGACGGGCAGGTAGCTGGCAAGCTGCAATCGGCAACTATTGAAGAAAAAATGAGAGGATGGATGCGCCATGACCCTGACGCTTGA
- a CDS encoding NuoF family protein → MTLTLEDLNHIAAIEKEHQHSFQHQLNICVAAGCLSCGSGELKTALQEEVARRGLDKQVCVKGVGCLGLCSAGPLVALASKNVLYQGCGPADVETILDALGGAPAKHLLCSSDIPFFNKQRKVVLEYCGKIDPERIEEYIAVGGYQSLYTALRQMTPKEVIDEVTASGLRGRGGAGYPTGLKWSTVSKAINAVKYVVCNADEGDPGAFMDRSVLESDPHRVIEGMAIGAYAVGARQGIIYVRAEYPLAVKRLQKAITQAKRIGILGNGIFNSDFQFDIQIRLGAGAFVCGEETALIASIEGRVGKPCPRPPYPAESGLKQCPTLINNVETFANIAPIIRNGGQWLASIGTSKSKGTKVFALAGKVQQKGLIEVAMGTTLGEIVFDIGGGIADGGTFKAVQTGGPSGGCIPKQFLDMGVDYESLAKVGSIMGSGGMIVMDQGSCMVDVARFFVEFCMSESCGKCVPCRVGTRQMHDVLGKIASGRGEASDLTLLEELCDLVKNTALCGLGQASVNPILSTLCYFKDEYLAHIEEKRCIAHSCTLPVNKEGK, encoded by the coding sequence ATGACCCTGACGCTTGAAGATCTTAACCATATCGCGGCCATAGAAAAAGAACACCAGCACAGTTTTCAACATCAGCTGAATATTTGTGTTGCTGCAGGTTGTCTCTCCTGCGGAAGCGGGGAGCTTAAAACAGCACTGCAAGAAGAGGTGGCTCGACGCGGGCTGGATAAACAGGTCTGCGTCAAAGGGGTTGGATGCCTTGGACTGTGTTCAGCTGGACCGCTTGTTGCCCTTGCCTCGAAGAATGTACTTTATCAGGGATGCGGCCCTGCTGATGTGGAGACAATCCTCGATGCTTTGGGGGGGGCACCTGCGAAGCATTTACTCTGTTCCAGTGATATTCCCTTTTTCAACAAGCAGCGCAAGGTTGTACTTGAGTACTGTGGTAAAATAGACCCTGAACGTATTGAGGAATATATCGCGGTAGGGGGGTACCAGTCCCTATATACTGCGTTGCGTCAAATGACGCCCAAGGAAGTTATCGATGAGGTCACCGCATCTGGCTTACGTGGTCGCGGTGGCGCTGGATATCCCACAGGCCTCAAATGGTCTACGGTGTCCAAAGCAATCAATGCCGTGAAGTATGTTGTTTGTAACGCAGATGAAGGCGACCCTGGTGCATTCATGGATCGAAGTGTCTTGGAAAGTGACCCCCACCGAGTGATCGAGGGCATGGCTATTGGTGCTTACGCTGTTGGTGCCAGGCAGGGAATTATTTATGTTCGAGCCGAGTATCCGCTGGCGGTAAAACGGCTACAAAAGGCCATTACCCAGGCTAAGCGCATAGGCATTTTGGGGAATGGTATTTTTAACAGCGACTTTCAATTTGATATTCAAATCAGGTTGGGGGCAGGCGCTTTTGTCTGCGGAGAAGAAACAGCGCTGATTGCCTCTATTGAAGGCCGAGTAGGAAAACCGTGTCCGCGCCCTCCTTATCCTGCCGAATCAGGGTTAAAACAATGTCCCACCTTAATCAATAATGTGGAAACCTTTGCCAATATTGCACCTATTATCCGCAATGGCGGTCAGTGGCTGGCCAGTATCGGCACCAGCAAGAGCAAAGGAACCAAGGTTTTTGCTCTTGCCGGTAAGGTGCAACAGAAGGGATTGATTGAAGTGGCCATGGGCACAACCCTGGGGGAGATTGTTTTTGATATCGGCGGTGGTATCGCTGATGGCGGTACATTCAAAGCCGTACAGACAGGCGGCCCCTCGGGTGGTTGTATTCCAAAGCAGTTTCTTGATATGGGGGTGGATTATGAGTCTCTTGCCAAGGTTGGCTCGATTATGGGGTCAGGAGGCATGATTGTTATGGATCAAGGCTCATGTATGGTGGATGTTGCCAGGTTTTTTGTTGAATTTTGTATGAGTGAATCGTGTGGGAAGTGTGTCCCCTGTCGGGTGGGGACCAGGCAGATGCATGATGTGCTGGGCAAGATCGCAAGCGGCCGGGGGGAGGCGTCTGATCTCACCTTGCTTGAAGAGTTGTGTGATTTGGTGAAAAATACCGCTCTGTGCGGTCTTGGCCAGGCATCGGTTAACCCGATATTGAGCACCCTATGCTACTTTAAAGATGAGTACCTGGCTCATATTGAGGAGAAGCGGTGTATTGCTCATTCCTGCACACTACCAGTAAACAAGGAGGGCAAATGA